One genomic segment of Natrialbaceae archaeon AArc-T1-2 includes these proteins:
- a CDS encoding transporter, with amino-acid sequence MVRLSTVVILVGVGLLFVPIPPFATLLGAFVILVGVGLRMLTDK; translated from the coding sequence ATGGTACGGCTCTCGACCGTCGTGATACTCGTCGGCGTCGGACTACTTTTCGTCCCGATCCCGCCGTTTGCCACGCTGTTGGGTGCGTTCGTGATCCTCGTCGGGGTGGGTCTTCGGATGCTCACGGACAAGTAG
- a CDS encoding DHH family phosphoesterase: MDVPVPDLADRARACADRLRAADRVLLASHIDADGLTSAAIASRALERAGISHEVVFEKQLDADAIAAIAATDYETVLFTDFGSGQLEAIAEYEEAGAFTPVIADHHQPADADTAYHLNPLLVGIDGASELSGAGTSYVLARELENGTDNRDLAALAVVGAVGDMQASGGKLEGANERIVADGVDAGVLETDKDLALYGKQTRPLPKLLEYATDVHIPGISNDENGALRFLDGLDLELKRDGEWRRWSGLTREEKRIVTSALVRRAVTNGVPASKIDSLVGTAYVLSEEPVGTELRDASEFSTLLNATARYDRADVGLGVCLGNRAGALERARTLLRDHRRNLSTGIDLVTSEGVTREENLQWFHAGDRIRETIVGIVAGMALGTDGISRSMPIVAFAEKRDGSSEDESTELKVSARGTHALVRRGLDLSVVMGEASRAVGGDGGGHDVAAGATVPAGSEAEFLERADELAGDQLS; this comes from the coding sequence ATGGACGTGCCGGTTCCCGACCTCGCCGACCGCGCTCGAGCGTGTGCAGACCGCCTGCGGGCGGCCGATCGCGTCTTGCTCGCCTCTCACATCGACGCCGACGGGCTGACAAGCGCCGCGATCGCCTCGCGGGCGCTCGAACGGGCCGGAATTTCCCACGAAGTCGTCTTCGAGAAGCAACTCGACGCCGACGCCATCGCCGCCATCGCGGCGACCGACTACGAGACCGTTCTCTTCACCGACTTCGGAAGCGGCCAGCTCGAGGCCATCGCGGAGTACGAGGAGGCGGGCGCGTTCACGCCGGTGATCGCCGATCACCACCAGCCCGCCGACGCCGACACCGCCTACCACCTCAATCCCCTGCTGGTCGGCATCGACGGGGCCTCGGAGCTTTCGGGTGCGGGCACGAGCTACGTCCTCGCTCGTGAGCTAGAAAACGGGACGGACAACCGCGACCTCGCCGCGCTGGCCGTCGTCGGGGCCGTCGGCGACATGCAGGCCTCCGGCGGGAAACTCGAGGGCGCGAACGAACGGATCGTCGCCGATGGCGTCGACGCGGGCGTCCTCGAGACCGACAAGGACCTCGCGCTCTATGGCAAACAGACCCGTCCGTTGCCGAAGCTGCTCGAGTACGCCACCGACGTCCACATTCCCGGTATCTCGAACGACGAGAACGGCGCACTGCGCTTTCTGGACGGCCTCGACCTCGAGTTGAAACGCGACGGTGAATGGCGACGGTGGTCGGGGCTCACCCGCGAGGAGAAGCGGATCGTCACGAGCGCGCTGGTCAGACGAGCCGTCACGAACGGCGTTCCCGCCTCGAAGATCGACTCCCTCGTCGGCACCGCCTACGTCTTGAGCGAAGAGCCCGTCGGCACCGAACTCCGGGACGCGAGCGAGTTCTCCACGCTTTTGAACGCGACCGCCCGCTACGACCGGGCCGACGTCGGTCTCGGCGTCTGTCTCGGCAATCGCGCGGGCGCACTCGAACGGGCACGGACCCTCCTGCGCGACCACCGCCGAAACCTCTCTACGGGAATCGACCTCGTCACGAGCGAGGGCGTTACCCGCGAGGAAAATCTCCAGTGGTTTCACGCGGGCGATCGCATCCGCGAGACGATCGTCGGCATCGTCGCCGGGATGGCACTCGGTACCGACGGCATCAGCCGGTCGATGCCGATCGTCGCCTTCGCCGAGAAACGCGACGGCTCGAGCGAGGACGAGTCTACCGAACTCAAAGTTTCGGCGCGTGGGACCCACGCGCTCGTCCGGCGAGGGCTCGACCTCTCGGTCGTGATGGGCGAGGCCTCGCGGGCAGTCGGCGGCGACGGCGGCGGCCACGACGTCGCTGCGGGGGCGACGGTTCCTGCAGGTAGCGAAGCCGAGTTTCTCGAGCGGGCCGACGAGCTCGCCGGCGACCAGCTGTCCTGA
- a CDS encoding MFS transporter — protein MALDPNDRTIAGFTMAGHALVHWFETSIPIFLVVWLAAFDVDVAVLGLVVALGYAPFGLGALPAGVLSDRFGPKRLVLACLAGMSLSFLVLAVADSIAAVAVGLVLWGIAASVYHPAGLSLISTGVDERGTVFAWHGIAGNVGIALGPFVAATLLIVFEWQVVAAVLAVPGLVAVAYGVGADFDPTAAVDDDAAAGPDDALSLPEFLSNSRTLFASAFAVVFAIVTVEGLFYRGILTYLPEILQGLPAMAAIDLEADLEGIDPGDYVYVGLLVVGMAGQYAGGKLTNRLPAERGLAAIFAVLAVLALAFVPVTGMGLGPLLVLCGLVGFFLFAIQPFYQEAVAVYTPPETRGLSYGYTYLGEFGLGATSIAIGGFVLGSVSLAAFFVLLAAFALTGVVLSGGLVFALDRFETAGGQTAAETD, from the coding sequence ATGGCACTCGATCCGAACGATCGGACGATCGCCGGCTTCACGATGGCCGGACACGCGCTGGTTCACTGGTTCGAGACGTCGATCCCGATCTTTCTGGTCGTCTGGCTCGCCGCATTCGACGTCGACGTCGCCGTGTTGGGGCTCGTCGTCGCGCTCGGGTACGCGCCGTTTGGCCTCGGTGCGTTGCCGGCCGGCGTCCTGTCGGATCGGTTCGGGCCGAAGCGGCTCGTCCTCGCCTGTCTCGCCGGGATGTCGCTTTCGTTTCTCGTGCTGGCGGTTGCCGACTCGATCGCTGCCGTCGCCGTCGGACTGGTTCTGTGGGGGATCGCCGCCAGCGTCTACCACCCGGCCGGACTCTCGCTGATCAGTACCGGCGTCGACGAACGCGGGACGGTCTTCGCCTGGCACGGCATCGCCGGCAACGTCGGCATCGCGCTCGGGCCGTTCGTCGCCGCCACGCTGTTGATCGTCTTCGAGTGGCAGGTCGTCGCCGCCGTCCTCGCCGTGCCCGGGCTGGTCGCGGTCGCGTACGGAGTGGGTGCCGACTTCGATCCGACGGCTGCCGTCGACGACGACGCCGCGGCCGGTCCCGACGACGCGCTCTCGCTCCCCGAATTCCTGTCGAACTCCCGGACGCTGTTTGCGAGCGCGTTCGCGGTCGTCTTCGCTATCGTCACGGTCGAGGGACTGTTCTACCGGGGGATCCTCACCTACCTCCCCGAGATCCTCCAGGGACTGCCGGCGATGGCCGCGATCGACCTCGAGGCCGACCTCGAGGGAATCGACCCCGGTGATTACGTCTACGTCGGCCTGCTAGTCGTCGGAATGGCCGGTCAGTACGCCGGCGGCAAACTCACGAATCGGCTGCCGGCCGAACGGGGGCTGGCGGCGATTTTCGCCGTCCTCGCCGTCCTCGCGCTCGCGTTCGTGCCGGTGACGGGGATGGGACTCGGTCCGTTGCTCGTTCTCTGTGGACTGGTCGGCTTCTTCCTGTTTGCCATCCAGCCGTTCTACCAGGAAGCCGTCGCGGTCTACACGCCGCCGGAGACGCGCGGCCTCTCGTACGGCTACACCTACCTCGGGGAGTTCGGCCTCGGTGCGACGAGCATCGCCATCGGCGGGTTCGTCCTCGGCTCGGTCTCTCTCGCTGCGTTTTTCGTCCTGCTCGCCGCGTTCGCGCTCACCGGCGTGGTACTCTCGGGTGGACTCGTGTTCGCACTCGATCGATTCGAGACGGCCGGGGGACAGACGGCCGCCGAGACCGATTAG
- a CDS encoding NifU family protein: MSTETQDGDDLEERVSNFLRRNFPQIQMHGGSAAIQELDRENGEVTIALGGACSGCGISPMTIQAIKSRMVKEIPEIETVNAHTGMDGDDGGGGMEPSFPGETVDDGEPDEGPEAPF; encoded by the coding sequence ATGAGCACGGAGACACAGGACGGCGACGACCTCGAGGAGCGCGTCTCGAACTTCCTGCGACGCAACTTCCCGCAGATCCAGATGCACGGCGGCAGCGCGGCCATCCAGGAACTCGACCGCGAGAACGGCGAGGTCACGATCGCACTCGGCGGTGCCTGCAGCGGCTGTGGCATCTCGCCGATGACGATCCAGGCGATCAAAAGCCGGATGGTCAAAGAGATTCCCGAGATCGAGACGGTAAACGCCCACACCGGCATGGACGGCGACGACGGCGGCGGCGGTATGGAGCCGTCGTTCCCCGGCGAGACCGTCGACGACGGCGAGCCAGACGAAGGCCCCGAAGCGCCGTTCTAA
- a CDS encoding MoaD/ThiS family protein encodes MAIDTDQRTRETTVDVRCTGHVRDAVGAHSLEFRFEGTTLRAFLEAFFAEYDVEELLIAETEADATARGWAHPPEELPGTWQKNPEGEQTRRYARVCVNGTFNEHLEGLDTSLEDGDRVSLLYPFIFCC; translated from the coding sequence ATGGCCATCGACACCGATCAACGCACGCGCGAGACCACGGTCGACGTTCGCTGTACCGGTCACGTCCGGGACGCCGTCGGGGCCCACAGCCTCGAGTTTCGCTTCGAGGGGACGACACTCCGGGCGTTTCTCGAGGCGTTTTTCGCCGAGTACGACGTCGAAGAGCTGCTGATCGCCGAGACCGAAGCCGACGCGACCGCCCGGGGCTGGGCTCACCCCCCCGAGGAGCTGCCCGGGACGTGGCAAAAGAACCCGGAGGGCGAACAGACGAGACGGTACGCCCGCGTCTGCGTCAACGGGACGTTCAACGAACACCTCGAGGGACTCGATACCAGCCTCGAGGACGGCGATCGGGTGTCGCTTCTGTATCCGTTTATCTTCTGTTGTTGA
- a CDS encoding 2Fe-2S iron-sulfur cluster-binding protein — protein MPERPDGGSDEAVDNSAVAVACPRDLPDVERRRLLTAIGGAGVVVLAGCLDEDDPDAEPDDDEPDNDVATYELEFLEYDEIVEVAEDDEILYPALEADVDIPYVCEVGTCGECTALYDGDATEVVTHDGNEYLEDDQIEDGWILTCVAYPDDDFALEVAHPDDE, from the coding sequence ATGCCAGAGAGACCCGACGGTGGCTCCGACGAAGCGGTTGACAATTCGGCTGTGGCCGTCGCGTGCCCACGCGACCTTCCCGACGTCGAGCGTCGACGGTTGCTTACCGCGATCGGCGGTGCCGGCGTCGTCGTCCTCGCGGGCTGTCTCGACGAGGACGATCCCGACGCGGAGCCGGACGACGACGAACCGGACAACGACGTGGCAACCTACGAACTCGAGTTCCTCGAGTATGACGAGATCGTCGAGGTCGCAGAGGACGATGAGATACTGTATCCGGCGCTCGAGGCCGACGTCGACATCCCCTACGTTTGCGAGGTCGGCACCTGCGGGGAGTGTACGGCACTGTACGACGGCGACGCGACCGAGGTCGTCACCCACGACGGCAACGAGTACCTCGAGGACGACCAGATCGAAGACGGCTGGATCCTGACCTGCGTCGCCTACCCCGACGACGACTTCGCACTCGAGGTCGCTCATCCAGACGACGAGTAA
- a CDS encoding DUF5783 family protein — MAEFDPEQFEDKYANYFPELQQAYKNAFNRMNDRYDSTLVHAIDQQVLNESEPFYEGDGEFRVELPDEPYDRLTGVAVDEERFESVLETHVEEIETELRRVFGFE; from the coding sequence ATGGCCGAGTTCGATCCCGAACAGTTCGAAGATAAGTACGCCAACTACTTTCCCGAACTCCAGCAGGCGTACAAGAACGCGTTCAACCGAATGAACGACCGCTACGATTCGACGCTCGTTCACGCCATCGACCAGCAGGTGTTAAACGAGAGCGAACCGTTCTACGAGGGCGACGGCGAGTTCCGCGTCGAACTTCCCGACGAGCCGTACGACCGACTCACTGGCGTCGCCGTCGACGAAGAGCGGTTCGAGAGCGTCCTCGAGACGCACGTCGAAGAGATCGAGACGGAGCTGCGACGGGTGTTCGGGTTCGAGTAG
- a CDS encoding ketopantoate reductase family protein, with translation MDIVVFGAGSLGSLVGGVLADVHDVTLVGRGDHVAAVRTDGLAITGELETTVHPNVTTDGTDLDAELAVVTVKSFDTTSAAAALATGSIDVVLSLQNGMGNEEALASRLESPVLAGTASYGARSPEPGIVDCTGIGEIVLGPRDGGSSNTADRVGEAFELAGLETIVAGDMPRRLWEKLGVNAGINAVTALARTENGAVLEKPARDVARRATCETARVARACDVALSDREAVEAMESVASATAANTSSMLQDVHAGRRTEVDAINGYVLERARESGLEVPTNRTLAALLRAWERGEGVR, from the coding sequence ATGGATATCGTCGTCTTCGGAGCGGGGAGTCTGGGGAGTCTCGTCGGTGGCGTCCTCGCTGACGTTCACGACGTTACTCTCGTCGGTCGTGGCGATCACGTCGCGGCCGTCCGCACCGACGGACTCGCGATCACGGGTGAACTCGAGACGACCGTTCATCCGAATGTGACGACCGACGGCACGGATCTCGACGCCGAACTCGCGGTTGTGACGGTCAAATCGTTCGATACGACCTCGGCCGCGGCGGCGCTCGCGACGGGATCGATCGACGTCGTACTTTCGTTGCAAAACGGGATGGGAAACGAGGAGGCGCTCGCGTCCCGGCTCGAGTCACCGGTGCTCGCGGGAACGGCGAGCTACGGCGCTCGCTCGCCGGAACCGGGCATCGTCGACTGCACCGGCATCGGTGAAATTGTCCTCGGTCCGCGAGACGGCGGCAGCTCGAACACGGCGGACCGCGTCGGCGAGGCGTTCGAGTTGGCCGGTCTCGAGACGATCGTCGCCGGCGACATGCCCCGTCGGCTGTGGGAGAAACTCGGGGTCAACGCCGGTATCAACGCCGTGACCGCACTCGCACGGACCGAAAACGGTGCAGTACTCGAGAAGCCAGCTCGCGACGTCGCGCGCCGAGCGACCTGCGAGACCGCACGGGTCGCACGTGCGTGTGACGTCGCTCTCTCGGACCGCGAGGCCGTCGAGGCGATGGAATCCGTCGCGTCGGCGACGGCGGCGAACACGTCCTCGATGCTCCAAGACGTCCACGCAGGCCGACGAACCGAGGTCGACGCGATCAACGGCTACGTGCTCGAGCGAGCGCGCGAGTCCGGTCTCGAGGTGCCGACGAATCGAACGCTCGCGGCGCTACTGCGGGCGTGGGAACGAGGCGAAGGAGTACGCTGA
- a CDS encoding helix-turn-helix domain-containing protein: MARATLTITLPEDVWIQQISTSYPDATVEVLAAVPDAETGFALVRITDSDVASIVEDVDDHPQIVELSVTKLDDDQATVHFETTAPLLLFSSQASGVPIELPVEIRNGEATVEAAGSRERLSQFVDHLEAFGFTYQVESVIEQLHERQLLSERQREILLTAVEAGYYDTPRRCSLTELADRLDIAKSTCSETLHRIEETIVKRFVDELEGDTDAGLLEERLTDRESVNNRR; this comes from the coding sequence ATGGCACGGGCGACGCTTACGATCACGCTTCCCGAGGACGTCTGGATCCAGCAGATATCGACGTCGTATCCGGACGCGACCGTCGAGGTACTCGCGGCTGTCCCCGACGCCGAGACCGGATTCGCGCTGGTCCGGATCACCGACTCCGACGTGGCGTCGATCGTCGAGGACGTCGATGACCACCCTCAGATCGTCGAACTCTCCGTAACGAAACTTGACGACGACCAGGCGACGGTTCACTTCGAGACGACCGCCCCCTTGCTCCTGTTTTCCTCGCAGGCATCCGGCGTCCCGATCGAACTTCCCGTCGAGATTCGAAACGGCGAGGCGACCGTCGAGGCCGCCGGCTCCCGCGAGCGACTGTCCCAGTTCGTCGATCACCTCGAGGCGTTCGGGTTCACCTACCAGGTCGAGAGCGTGATCGAACAGCTCCACGAGCGCCAACTCCTCTCGGAGCGCCAGCGCGAGATCCTGCTTACGGCCGTCGAGGCCGGCTACTACGATACGCCGCGTCGCTGTTCGCTGACCGAGCTCGCCGACCGACTCGACATCGCGAAATCGACCTGTAGCGAGACGCTTCACCGGATCGAGGAAACGATCGTGAAACGTTTCGTCGACGAGCTGGAAGGCGACACCGACGCCGGATTGCTCGAGGAACGACTCACGGATCGGGAGTCGGTCAACAACAGAAGATAA
- a CDS encoding CehA/McbA family metallohydrolase, with amino-acid sequence MTSPIPFAIDFHVHSDDSYDGHEPIELILEHAADIGLDGVVITDHDEIGESLRAAELAPEYGLVGIPGVEVSTRHGHLLAIGVEERPDPGQPFMETVETVRQLGGIAIVPHPFQRSRHGVRKRHIKDADAIEVYNSMLFTGYRNRRARTFARRRNYPGIGASDAHYLPNVGRAYTEILVLPNGSPAGKADIDGDDLVDAILEGRTQIRGKRTPIHKSSVQYAKGAVRKSTYLVTSRTPLVPTVPASMDRS; translated from the coding sequence ATGACATCGCCGATCCCTTTCGCGATCGACTTTCACGTTCACTCCGACGACTCCTACGACGGTCACGAGCCGATCGAGCTCATCTTAGAACACGCAGCCGACATCGGCCTCGACGGGGTCGTCATTACCGACCACGACGAGATCGGCGAATCGTTGCGTGCGGCCGAACTCGCACCCGAGTACGGACTTGTCGGGATCCCGGGCGTGGAGGTGTCGACGCGTCACGGCCACCTGCTCGCCATCGGCGTCGAGGAACGACCCGATCCCGGACAGCCGTTCATGGAAACCGTCGAGACCGTCCGCCAACTGGGCGGGATCGCTATCGTTCCACACCCGTTCCAGCGCAGCCGCCACGGGGTCCGCAAGCGCCACATCAAAGACGCCGACGCGATCGAGGTGTACAACTCGATGCTGTTTACCGGCTACCGGAATCGGCGCGCGCGAACGTTCGCGAGACGTCGTAATTACCCCGGTATCGGTGCGAGCGACGCACACTACCTTCCGAACGTCGGCAGGGCCTACACCGAGATCCTCGTCCTGCCGAACGGCTCGCCCGCCGGCAAGGCCGACATCGACGGCGACGACCTCGTCGACGCCATCCTCGAGGGTCGCACCCAGATCCGTGGGAAACGAACACCGATTCACAAAAGCTCCGTCCAGTACGCGAAGGGGGCGGTTCGGAAGTCGACGTATCTCGTCACCTCGAGAACACCACTCGTTCCGACGGTGCCGGCGTCGATGGATCGATCCTGA
- a CDS encoding uroporphyrinogen-III synthase: protein MSEPTVAVFRPDDDRLEETVTALEECGVEPVPDPMLAVEPTGEAPRDDADYAVLTSKTGVELAADAGWSPGDATVCAIGPSTADVLETAGYAVEVVPVEYTSSGLVADLGEDVDGQKVEVARSDHGSPVLTDGLEDAGAYVHETILYRLVRPEGSGDSAELAAAGELDAACFTSSLTVQHFLEAADEREVEADARKGLEDAVVGVIGEPTRETAVEHGLPVDVVPADATVDALLEAVLADLES from the coding sequence ATGAGCGAGCCGACCGTCGCCGTCTTTCGGCCCGACGACGACCGCCTCGAAGAGACCGTCACCGCACTCGAAGAGTGCGGCGTCGAGCCCGTTCCGGACCCGATGCTGGCCGTCGAACCGACTGGCGAAGCACCACGGGACGACGCCGACTACGCCGTCCTGACGAGCAAGACCGGCGTCGAGCTCGCCGCCGACGCGGGGTGGTCGCCCGGCGACGCCACCGTCTGTGCCATCGGCCCGAGCACGGCCGACGTCCTCGAGACGGCCGGCTACGCGGTCGAGGTCGTCCCCGTGGAGTACACCTCGAGCGGACTCGTCGCCGATCTCGGCGAGGACGTCGACGGCCAAAAGGTGGAAGTCGCCCGCAGCGACCACGGGAGTCCCGTCCTCACCGACGGCCTCGAGGACGCGGGCGCGTACGTCCACGAGACGATCCTCTATCGACTCGTCCGGCCGGAGGGAAGCGGCGACTCCGCCGAGCTGGCCGCCGCGGGCGAACTCGACGCCGCCTGTTTTACCTCCTCGCTGACCGTCCAGCACTTCCTCGAAGCGGCCGACGAACGCGAGGTCGAAGCCGACGCTCGTAAGGGCCTCGAGGACGCCGTCGTCGGCGTGATCGGCGAACCGACCCGCGAGACGGCAGTCGAACACGGACTCCCGGTCGACGTCGTTCCTGCAGACGCGACCGTCGACGCGCTGCTCGAGGCCGTCCTCGCAGACCTCGAGTCCTAA
- a CDS encoding rhodanese-like domain-containing protein, which translates to MPDQNVDDALEDLPPSSKFIYKTLADEGSMTLKGLTETTLLSSRTARYGLDQLEEADLIDSSPALHDGRQTCYRLKHGPDGSEPTDDEQTVVVSPEWVESRLSEFEADDPDLRLVEADSDEEYERGHLPGAVQIDVLEELVDVNGCGIADCQTFETCVGDRGITVDSTVVIYSTGHNQYAAYLYWLFKYYRHTDVRLLDGGKTHWERSDRPMTTDAPEVTPREYSAHPSDDRIRAYRTDVEAAIARDVRIVDVRSSSEFRGDQARPPDKDLPEARSAGRIPGTAHLMWSDVIDENGRFKDRAELEQLFHDRDVHPGTETIVYCHIGERSSIVWFILSELLEYDAVANYDGSWIEWGNLIDAPVESDTGN; encoded by the coding sequence ATGCCGGATCAAAACGTCGACGACGCACTCGAGGACCTTCCCCCGAGTTCGAAGTTCATCTACAAGACCCTGGCGGACGAGGGATCGATGACGCTCAAGGGGTTGACCGAGACGACGCTGCTTTCCTCCCGGACCGCCCGGTACGGACTCGATCAACTCGAGGAGGCCGATCTCATCGACTCCTCGCCCGCGCTTCACGACGGTCGACAGACCTGTTACAGGCTGAAACACGGCCCCGACGGGTCGGAGCCGACCGACGACGAACAGACCGTGGTGGTGTCGCCCGAGTGGGTCGAGAGCCGGCTCTCGGAGTTCGAGGCGGACGACCCGGACCTGCGACTCGTCGAAGCCGACAGCGACGAGGAGTACGAGCGGGGACACCTGCCGGGTGCCGTCCAGATCGACGTGCTCGAAGAACTCGTCGACGTCAACGGCTGTGGAATCGCCGACTGTCAGACCTTCGAAACCTGCGTCGGCGACCGCGGCATCACGGTCGACAGCACGGTCGTGATCTACAGTACCGGCCACAATCAGTACGCGGCGTATCTCTACTGGCTGTTCAAGTACTACCGTCACACCGACGTACGGTTGCTCGACGGTGGGAAGACACACTGGGAACGATCCGACCGTCCGATGACGACCGACGCGCCCGAGGTTACGCCCCGAGAGTACAGCGCGCATCCGTCCGACGATCGGATCCGTGCGTACCGAACGGACGTCGAGGCGGCCATCGCGCGCGACGTGAGGATCGTCGACGTGCGTTCGTCCTCGGAGTTTCGCGGCGATCAAGCACGACCGCCCGACAAGGACCTGCCGGAAGCCCGATCGGCGGGTCGCATCCCCGGTACCGCTCACCTCATGTGGTCGGACGTCATCGACGAGAACGGACGGTTCAAGGATCGGGCCGAGCTCGAACAGCTGTTTCACGACCGCGACGTCCACCCCGGGACGGAGACGATCGTCTACTGTCACATCGGAGAGCGGTCCTCGATCGTCTGGTTCATTCTCTCGGAGCTGCTCGAGTACGACGCCGTCGCGAACTACGACGGCTCCTGGATCGAGTGGGGGAACCTGATCGACGCACCGGTCGAATCCGATACGGGGAACTGA
- the endA gene encoding tRNA-intron lyase produces MGLEGRFEDGVVRVGGDARQRYHDSRGYGYPLSGNEIALAPVEAAHLLFRGDLEAVVDGDDRLGFRAFAAREPGPAFDVRFLVYADLRSRGFYLSPAAEPWVADPPDADFVVFPRGKGPGDGEIEYALRVIGERTDVHADDLAAGVLAIVDEESEITYFELSRADVTGETETTLPTAVGADLLTDRVVLWDPPVALYEEAFYGQPLEGREYDEPTLQCSLLEAAHLAERGAIDLEPETVLERGRGVEGERFDRRLAAYTTLRERGVVPKTGYKFGADFRTYADVESVETLGHSELLIRVVPATHVFEPRDLSLDVRLAHGVRKTMVFALVDDESGLEWWSIERLTP; encoded by the coding sequence ATGGGACTCGAGGGACGGTTCGAAGACGGCGTGGTCCGGGTCGGCGGGGACGCACGTCAGCGCTATCACGACTCGCGTGGATACGGCTACCCGCTTTCGGGCAACGAGATCGCACTCGCGCCCGTCGAGGCGGCACACCTCCTGTTCAGAGGCGACCTCGAGGCCGTCGTCGACGGCGACGACCGTCTCGGATTCCGCGCGTTCGCCGCCCGCGAGCCCGGTCCCGCCTTCGACGTCCGATTTCTGGTCTACGCCGATCTGCGCTCGCGGGGGTTTTATCTCTCGCCGGCCGCCGAACCGTGGGTGGCCGATCCGCCCGACGCCGACTTCGTCGTCTTTCCCCGCGGGAAAGGCCCCGGTGACGGTGAGATCGAGTACGCCCTTCGTGTGATCGGCGAACGGACGGACGTCCACGCCGACGATCTGGCGGCGGGTGTTCTCGCGATCGTCGACGAGGAAAGCGAGATCACCTACTTCGAGCTCTCCCGGGCGGACGTCACGGGCGAGACGGAGACGACGCTGCCGACGGCCGTCGGTGCGGACCTGCTCACGGACCGAGTCGTCCTCTGGGACCCTCCGGTCGCGCTCTATGAGGAGGCGTTCTACGGTCAGCCTCTCGAGGGTCGAGAGTACGACGAGCCGACGCTGCAGTGTTCCCTGCTCGAGGCTGCCCACCTCGCCGAGCGGGGCGCGATCGATCTCGAGCCGGAGACGGTACTCGAGCGCGGACGGGGAGTCGAAGGCGAGCGGTTCGATCGCCGACTCGCGGCGTATACGACCCTGCGCGAACGCGGCGTCGTACCGAAGACGGGCTACAAGTTCGGTGCGGACTTTCGGACGTACGCCGACGTCGAATCCGTCGAGACGCTGGGTCACTCAGAGCTGTTGATCAGGGTGGTGCCGGCCACACACGTCTTCGAACCGCGGGACCTCTCGCTCGACGTGCGACTCGCCCACGGCGTCCGCAAGACGATGGTGTTCGCGCTGGTCGACGACGAGTCGGGACTCGAGTGGTGGTCGATCGAACGGCTCACACCGTAA
- a CDS encoding DUF91 domain-containing protein — MIDDAIRVLAGDCTVITDGTDREEYRGRVTTIVKPDNTVLVHDVDGYQPVAWLTRADSVSSDRADGFSLVARKDDRTVRIAAHDRDGFAHYPATVAGRPVGDCPDCDGELIHASDVNCVDCDNAYAIPADATIRDDRCPCDLPRIRVERGLAFDICIDRDCESLDDAVREAFDREWTCPNCSGDLRILRRGGLIAGCEQYPECDTGFVIPGGVVDGECDCGLPTFETASGRRCLDATCEHVGDLVRTRTP; from the coding sequence ATGATCGACGACGCGATTCGCGTGCTCGCAGGCGACTGTACGGTCATCACCGACGGCACGGACCGCGAGGAGTACCGGGGCCGTGTGACGACGATCGTCAAGCCGGACAACACCGTCCTCGTTCACGACGTCGACGGCTATCAGCCCGTCGCGTGGCTCACCCGGGCGGATAGCGTCTCGAGCGATCGCGCCGACGGCTTCTCGCTCGTCGCGAGGAAAGACGACCGGACAGTCCGGATCGCGGCCCACGATCGGGACGGGTTCGCACATTATCCGGCCACGGTGGCGGGTAGACCCGTCGGCGACTGTCCCGACTGTGACGGCGAACTGATCCACGCTTCGGACGTCAACTGCGTCGACTGTGACAACGCCTACGCCATCCCCGCGGACGCGACGATCCGCGACGACCGGTGTCCGTGTGATCTCCCGCGAATACGCGTCGAACGCGGGCTCGCCTTCGACATCTGCATCGACCGCGACTGTGAGTCGCTCGACGACGCCGTCCGCGAGGCGTTCGACCGCGAGTGGACGTGTCCGAACTGCAGCGGCGACCTTCGGATCCTCCGGCGGGGCGGCCTGATCGCCGGCTGTGAACAGTATCCCGAGTGTGATACCGGCTTCGTGATCCCCGGTGGCGTCGTCGACGGCGAGTGTGACTGTGGTCTCCCGACGTTCGAAACCGCGAGCGGGAGACGCTGTCTCGATGCGACCTGCGAGCACGTAGGCGATCTGGTTCGGACGCGGACGCCGTAA